A portion of the Psilocybe cubensis strain MGC-MH-2018 chromosome 10, whole genome shotgun sequence genome contains these proteins:
- a CDS encoding Sesquiterpene synthase Agr8, translated as MSSSGNSESTQYRLPDLLRNWPWTRHLSPHYARAKKESSAWVASFRPFKSKGQKAFDACDLNFVRAGCDLMNFYFVYDEYTDIADASVANELATIVIENMTEDSLDQDVPSSSSTHILGQMTRQFWKRASTLAKPGSPCFAHFIATSERYLRAVSLEAEDRAMHRVRSFDDYFILRRDTCGARPTLALIEFGLDLPEEVTSDPVIQALTQDAVDLIILVNDMHSYIREISCGLADHNVLTPIMRDYNLDLQSALNWMDTYTSRVIERFLSNQARMPSWGPDIDARVRMYIDGLGQWVRGNDDWSCEGKRYHGSDGLVIRDTRMVTICPRKANYIQEDESTDMGATTAPGSKSKKLGGTSSRTKLDRIRMEIQSWWYINLVQGLLFKNMARKFLAWKI; from the exons ATGTCATCATCTGGAAATTCAGAATCGACACAATACCGACTGCCCGACCTTCTTCGAAATTGGCCCTGGACTCGGCATTTAAGTCCTCACTATGCTAGGGCTAAAAAGGAGTCAAGTGCCTGGGTAGCCTCTTTCCGCCCGTTTAAATCTAAGGGCCAAAAGGCATTCGATGCATGCGACCTTA ACTTCGTCCGTGCGGGATGTGATCTCATGAACTTCTACTTTGTATACGACGAATACACCGACATCGCGGACGCGTCAGTCGCCAATGAATTGGCTACAATCGTTATCGAAAATATGACGGAAGATTCTCTTGACCAAGACGTGCCCTCAAGCTCCTCGACGCACATCCTGGGACAAATGACACGACA ATTTTGGAAGCGGGCCTCCACACTCGCCAAGCCAGGCTCGCCATGCTTCGCCCACTTCATCGCCACATCTGAGCGTTACCTGCGCGCAGTCTCACTCGAAGCTGAAGACCGCGCTATGCACCGCGTGCGCTCGTTCGACGACTACTTCATCCTGCGTCGCGACACATGTGGCGCGCGCCCAACATTAGCGCTCATCGAATTCGGCCTGGATCTTCCCGAAGAAGTCACGTCGGACCCTGTTATACAGGCGCTTACCCAGGACGCGGTGGATCTGATCATTCTCGTCAAT GACATGCACTCGTACATCCGCGAAATATCGTGCGGCCTCGCGGACCACAACGTCCTCACGCCCATCATGCGGGACTACAACCTTGACCTACAATCCGCCCTCAATTGGATGGACACTTACACCTCCCGAGTTATTGAGCGCTTCCTCTCCAACCAGGCCCGTATGCCCTCATGGGGTCCGGATATCGACGCGCGTGTGAGGATGTACATCGACGGGCTGGGCCAGTGGGTCAGGGGGAACGACGACTGGAGCTGCGAGGGAAAGCGGTATCATGGGAGTGATGGTCTGGTCATTAGGGACACGCGGATGGTCACTATCTGTCCGAGAAAGGCGAACTATATTCAGGAGGACGAGAGTACGGATATGGGCGCTACCACGGCTCCTGGTTCTAAGTCAAAAAAACTCGGCGGTACATCTTCCAGAACCAAGTTGGATAGGATTCGCATGGAGATCCAGAGCTGGTGGTATATCAACTTGGTACAAGGACTGTTGTTCAAGAATATGGCGAGGAAGTTCCTGGCATGGAAGATATAA
- a CDS encoding WD repeat-containing protein slp1, translated as MATPSDSDAAACVLQTPVTTHIQKRVQNSVTNLRSHKRRRISMASVDIDENLDVNEVAGSSAHVCSTADRFISNRPKVLMPLQITPRTRRISKQFGLVDDRVLNFGDDTDIFTSAHKDDATISLLRRSASSLFNSVPASRPTSVVENLCKRRNCLMVLDSPGVPFDPEAFPITWSRRNNIAVACRKDVYYQNLDTRVISHLCSTSLPGDIGVVQWGGSKHESHLALGITGGTVQMWDAGTGGPGTAVHTWQTTDKGAVKCLSWNNDILAVGMEGGEIHLTDVRAPQKPSVMGKHRSRVMGIEWSPSGEYLASGDKEGAVHIWDRRNGKSLLDGGQSQPCAKFRHKGSTKALAWCPWKPDLLASGSIAPEGKIKIWSTSLTSLSSPTHSPEPIHTIPLNTSVLSLHWSPHCKELLSTHGSSFAPLLSTSRHRTQSGAASSNAPQSSSRSQTKLTYTKTALTNSITVHEYPSCKRLMTLTNAHTHAVTHSCLSPNGESIFTVCPKEESIKMWQVWSERPPPPRRESAFDRCTIR; from the exons ATGGCCACACCAAG TGATTCGGACGCTGCTGCTTGTGTCTTGCAGACACCAGTAACGACGCACATTCAGAAACGCGTTCAGAATTCCGTGACAAACCTGAGATCGCATAAAAGGAGGAGAATATCTATGGCCTCCGTTGATATTGACGAGAATTTGGATGTGAACGAGGTGGCAGGATCCAGTGCACATGTTTGCAGCACG GCAGACAGATTCATTTCTAATCGTCCAAAAGTACTCATGCCCCTTCAGATTACGCCTCGCACAAGACGCATCAGTAAACAGTTTGGACTCGTCGATGACAGGGTGCTCAATTTTGGCGATGACACCGATATCTTCACATCAGCACACAAAGATGACGCAACTATATCCCTTCTTCGGCGCAGTGCATCGTCTTTATTCAACTCCGTACCCGCCTCACGGCCGACATCAGTTGTGGAGAATCTTTGCAAACGGCGGAATTGTCTTATGGTCCTCGACAGCCCCGGAGTGCCCTTTGACCCAGAAGCATTCCCGATCACTTGGTCACGTCGTAATAACATCGCTGTTGCATGCAGAAAGGACGTGTATTATCAAAATCTTGATACGAGAGTTATATCTCATCTGTGCAGCACCTCTCTTCCTGGAGATATAGGCGTTGTACAATGGGGTGGCAGCAAACACGAATCCCACCTCGCCCTTGGCATTACAGGTGGCACTGTTCAGATGTGGGATGCTGGGACGGGGGGGCCTGGGACTGCTGTTCATACATGGCAAACCACGGATAAAGGCGCCGTAAAATGCCTGAGTTGGAATAACGACATCCTCGCGGTCGGTATGGAAGGCGGTGAGATACATCTTACTGATGTTCGTGCTCCCCAAAAGCCTTCAGTAATGGGGAAACACCGAAGTCGTGTTATGGGTATCGAATGGAGTCCCAGCGGAGAATATCTGGCCAGTGGTGATAAAGAGGGTGCAGTTCATATTTGGGACCGGAGAAATGGTAAATCTCTACTCGACGGTGGGCAATCTCAGCCTTGTGCCAAATTTCGTCATAAAGGGAGTACAAAG GCACTTGCATGGTGTCCCTGGAAACCTGATCTCCTTGCGTCAGGCAGCATTGCTCCAGAAGGTAAGATCAAGATATGGAGCACATCATTGACATCGCTATCATCCCCTACTCATTCCCCTGAACCTATTCACACTATTCCACTCAACACATCTGTCCTATCTCTCCATTGGTCTCCACATTGTAAAGAACTCCTAAGCACACATGGCTCATCCTTCGCTCCTCTTCTATCGACATCCCGACACCGAACACAATCTGGGGCAGCCTCCTCCAATGCCCCCCAATCATCGTCCCGGTCTCAAACCAAACTGACGTACACCAAAACCGCACTCACGAACTCGATCACAGTCCATGAATACCCGTCATGCAAACGGCTGATGACGCTGACGAACGCCCACACGCATGCGGTGACGCATAGCTGTCTGAGTCCAAACGGGGAGAGCATCTTTACCGTTTGTCCAAAGGAGGAGTCCATCAAGATGTGGCAGGTCTGGAGCGAGCGACCGCCTCCCCCAAGGAGAGAGAGCGCGTTTGATCGGTGTACTATTCGCTGA